The Poecilia reticulata strain Guanapo linkage group LG13, Guppy_female_1.0+MT, whole genome shotgun sequence genome has a segment encoding these proteins:
- the LOC103474795 gene encoding von Willebrand factor A domain-containing protein 5A-like isoform X2 encodes MSNLFCLLTLEKDSVPLKSIDAQLEVKDHVATVVSTLNFENKEDKPVETVFVFPLPGDAAVCHFSAQIGETHIVAEVMDRRQAQQVYDDAVSSGQKVFELEESEQSPDIFSLTVGNLPPGESASIRLEYVTELAVQADDGLRFCLPVVLNPRYQPQGSEGPSVQVTSVPASLVPYSLSFSARISSPRPISKIESSCSLEPLQYLNADQTQATVKLATGHKIDRDVELLIYYKDAHQPCAVVEAGQASAKPGTLMGDPAVMVSLYPEFPESVMSNFTSCGEFVFLLDRSGSMDFPTYCGSRQSRIASAKDTLMLLLKSLPMGCYFNIYGFGDDYEEVFPKSAKYNQKNLKRAVKKVEEMGADLGGSEILEPLRHIYRQPCIPKHPRQLFVFTDGEVNYTKVVLDEVKEYSGFHRCFSFGIGEGASSELINGMAREGGGHAQFIVGKERMQPKVMQSLRFALQPLVTDISLSWDLPEGVSATTLSLPLTALFQGQRSLIFAQLTGECSEAADGCLTVRFTTAGHPCQSQLHFSLQPACDLDFDQKEDMPFTRSSIHRLAARTLIRSVEQEQREHEKPEEIEKVVDLSVQSGVSSIFTAFIAVNKSNGEPVQGPLIYRENPTYMPMLRGGLIGLMFDNSWGEKNIFRRICSSIRKRTSANKFGKAWKNNLFSASSFSKNRSESIENGGDCEPTEPARDPLLELVSLQDAAGCWLLDPCLAAALGKSIEELVKTRPSSAKKKVWGTILALIWLHGHQKDVKVEWELLAMKAASWLRAEKAVCVTVCVEAGNVLLGCNVTTDALGL; translated from the exons ATGTCCAACCTATTTTGTCTGCTGACCCTTGAAAAAGATTCAG TTCCTCTGAAGAGCATTGATGCTCAGCTGGAGGTGAAGGATCATGTGGCTACAGTGGTCTCCACTCTGAACTTCGAGAATAAGGAGGACAAACCTGTGGAGACCGTTTTTGTCTTCCCTCTGCCTGGAGATGCTGCTGTGTGTCATTTCAGTGCTCAGATTGGAGAAACACACATTGTAGCTGAGGTGATGGACAGACGGCAG GCTCAGCAGGTGTACGATGACGCTGTGAGCTCCGGTCAGAAGGTATTCGAATTGGAGGAGAGTGAGCAGAGTCCAGATATCTTCTCTCTGACCGTGGGCAATCTGCCTCCAGGAGAGAGCGCCTCCATCAGGCTGGAGTACGTCACTGAGCTGGCTGTGCAGGCTGATGATGGGCTGAGGTTTTGTCTGCCTGTTGTTCTCAACCCTCGATACCAACCACAGG GTAGTGAAGGTCCCAGTGTCCAGGTGACCTCAGTTCCAGCCTCTCTGGTGCCCTATAGTCTGTCATTTTCAGCCAGAATCTCCTCTCCCCGTCCAATCTCTAAAATAGAGTCTAGTTGTTCTCTGGAGCCTCTTCAGTACCTCAACGCTGATCAAACTCAGGCCACGGTGAAGTTGGCTACAGGACACAAGATTGACAGAGACGTTGAGCTACTCATTTATTACAAAGACGCCCACCAGCCCTGTGCTGTCGTTGAGGCAGGACAGGCCTCTGCCAAACCTG gcACTCTGATGGGTGATCCAGCGGTAATGGTGAGCTTGTATCCTGAATTTCCTGAATCTGTGATGTCTAATTTCACCTCCTGTGGAGAGTTTGTGTTCTTACTGGACCGATCAGGGAGCATGGATTTCCCGACATATTGTGGAAGTCGCCAGAGTCGCATAGCCAGTGCCAAG GATACTCTGATGCTCCTGTTGAAGAGTTTACCCATGGGCtgctattttaatatttacgGTTTTGGAGATGATTACGAAGAAGTCTTCCC TAAAAGCGCAAAGTATAATCAGAAGAACCTTAAACGGGCTGTGAAAAAAGTTGAGGAGATGGGCGCAGATCTGGGAGGATCGGAGATCCTGGAGCCTCTGCGACACATTTACAGACAGCCCTGCATTCCTAAACATCCCAGACAA cTCTTCGTCTTTACTGATGGTGAGGTGAATTACACAAAAGTTGTTCTGGATGAGGTGAAGGAATACTCTGGATTTCACAG GTGTTTCTCTTTTGGGATTGGAGAAGGTGCCAGTTCTGAACTCATCAATGGGATGGCCAGAGAGGGAGGCGGACACGCTCAGTTCATCGTAGGGAAAGAAAGGATGCAACCAAAA GTGATGCAGTCCCTGAGATTCGCCTTGCAGCCGCTCGTCACCGACATTTCATTGTCGTGGGATTTACCCGAGGGCGTGTCCGCCACCACTCTGTCTCTACCACTTACAGCACTTTtccagggtcagaggtcactgaTCTTTGCTCAACTCACCGGAGAG tgttctgaagcagctgatgggtgtTTGACAGTGAGGTTTACCACAGCGGGTCATCCATGTCAGAGCCAGCTGCACTTCTCTCTACAGCCTGCATGTGATCTAGATTTTGACCAGAAAGAAGATATGCCATTCACTCG CTCATCAATCCACAGGCTGGCTGCTCGTACTCTCATCCGCTCCGTGGAGCAGGAGCAGAGGGAGCACGAGAAGCCGGAAGAAATAGAGAAGGTGGTGGACCTCAGTGTCCAGTCTGGAGTCAGCAGCATCTTCACCGCCTTCATTGCCGTCAACAAAAGCAATGGGGAACCTGTTCAAGGTCCGCTGATCTACAGGGAGAATCCTACATACA TGCCAATGCTTCGTGGCGGTTTGATTGGTCTGATGTTTGATAATTCATGGGGTGAAAAAAACA ttttcaGACGCATTTGCTCGTCtatcagaaaaagaacatcagCTAATAAGTTTG GAAAAGCTTGGAAAAACAATCTATTTTCAG CTTCCAGCTTCAGCAAGAACCGAAGTGAATCTATTGAAAATGGAG GAGACTGTGAGCCCACAGAGCCAGCCAGAGATCCTCTGCTGGAGCTCGTTTCGCTGCAGGATGCCGCTGGCTGCTGGCTGCTTGATCCATGTTTGGCTGCTGCTCTTGGAAAAAGCATAGAGGAGTTGGTAAAAACAAGGCCTTCATCG GCCAAAAAGAAAGTGTGGGGCACCATTTTGGCTCTAATTTGGCTTCATGGACATCAAAAAGATGTGAAGGTTGAATGGGAACTTCTTGCTATGAAGGCTGCATCGTGGCTCAGAGCTGAGAAAG CTGTTTGTGTGACGGTGTGTGTGGAAGCTGGGAATGTCCTGTTGGGTTGTAATGTGACGACTGATGCTCTGGGACTCTGA
- the LOC103474795 gene encoding von Willebrand factor A domain-containing protein 5A-like isoform X1, whose amino-acid sequence MMNCCGLLTEKKEPVPLKSIDAQLEVKDHVATVVSTLNFENKEDKPVETVFVFPLPGDAAVCHFSAQIGETHIVAEVMDRRQAQQVYDDAVSSGQKVFELEESEQSPDIFSLTVGNLPPGESASIRLEYVTELAVQADDGLRFCLPVVLNPRYQPQGSEGPSVQVTSVPASLVPYSLSFSARISSPRPISKIESSCSLEPLQYLNADQTQATVKLATGHKIDRDVELLIYYKDAHQPCAVVEAGQASAKPGTLMGDPAVMVSLYPEFPESVMSNFTSCGEFVFLLDRSGSMDFPTYCGSRQSRIASAKDTLMLLLKSLPMGCYFNIYGFGDDYEEVFPKSAKYNQKNLKRAVKKVEEMGADLGGSEILEPLRHIYRQPCIPKHPRQLFVFTDGEVNYTKVVLDEVKEYSGFHRCFSFGIGEGASSELINGMAREGGGHAQFIVGKERMQPKVMQSLRFALQPLVTDISLSWDLPEGVSATTLSLPLTALFQGQRSLIFAQLTGECSEAADGCLTVRFTTAGHPCQSQLHFSLQPACDLDFDQKEDMPFTRSSIHRLAARTLIRSVEQEQREHEKPEEIEKVVDLSVQSGVSSIFTAFIAVNKSNGEPVQGPLIYRENPTYMPMLRGGLIGLMFDNSWGEKNIFRRICSSIRKRTSANKFGKAWKNNLFSASSFSKNRSESIENGGDCEPTEPARDPLLELVSLQDAAGCWLLDPCLAAALGKSIEELVKTRPSSAKKKVWGTILALIWLHGHQKDVKVEWELLAMKAASWLRAEKAVCVTVCVEAGNVLLGCNVTTDALGL is encoded by the exons TTCCTCTGAAGAGCATTGATGCTCAGCTGGAGGTGAAGGATCATGTGGCTACAGTGGTCTCCACTCTGAACTTCGAGAATAAGGAGGACAAACCTGTGGAGACCGTTTTTGTCTTCCCTCTGCCTGGAGATGCTGCTGTGTGTCATTTCAGTGCTCAGATTGGAGAAACACACATTGTAGCTGAGGTGATGGACAGACGGCAG GCTCAGCAGGTGTACGATGACGCTGTGAGCTCCGGTCAGAAGGTATTCGAATTGGAGGAGAGTGAGCAGAGTCCAGATATCTTCTCTCTGACCGTGGGCAATCTGCCTCCAGGAGAGAGCGCCTCCATCAGGCTGGAGTACGTCACTGAGCTGGCTGTGCAGGCTGATGATGGGCTGAGGTTTTGTCTGCCTGTTGTTCTCAACCCTCGATACCAACCACAGG GTAGTGAAGGTCCCAGTGTCCAGGTGACCTCAGTTCCAGCCTCTCTGGTGCCCTATAGTCTGTCATTTTCAGCCAGAATCTCCTCTCCCCGTCCAATCTCTAAAATAGAGTCTAGTTGTTCTCTGGAGCCTCTTCAGTACCTCAACGCTGATCAAACTCAGGCCACGGTGAAGTTGGCTACAGGACACAAGATTGACAGAGACGTTGAGCTACTCATTTATTACAAAGACGCCCACCAGCCCTGTGCTGTCGTTGAGGCAGGACAGGCCTCTGCCAAACCTG gcACTCTGATGGGTGATCCAGCGGTAATGGTGAGCTTGTATCCTGAATTTCCTGAATCTGTGATGTCTAATTTCACCTCCTGTGGAGAGTTTGTGTTCTTACTGGACCGATCAGGGAGCATGGATTTCCCGACATATTGTGGAAGTCGCCAGAGTCGCATAGCCAGTGCCAAG GATACTCTGATGCTCCTGTTGAAGAGTTTACCCATGGGCtgctattttaatatttacgGTTTTGGAGATGATTACGAAGAAGTCTTCCC TAAAAGCGCAAAGTATAATCAGAAGAACCTTAAACGGGCTGTGAAAAAAGTTGAGGAGATGGGCGCAGATCTGGGAGGATCGGAGATCCTGGAGCCTCTGCGACACATTTACAGACAGCCCTGCATTCCTAAACATCCCAGACAA cTCTTCGTCTTTACTGATGGTGAGGTGAATTACACAAAAGTTGTTCTGGATGAGGTGAAGGAATACTCTGGATTTCACAG GTGTTTCTCTTTTGGGATTGGAGAAGGTGCCAGTTCTGAACTCATCAATGGGATGGCCAGAGAGGGAGGCGGACACGCTCAGTTCATCGTAGGGAAAGAAAGGATGCAACCAAAA GTGATGCAGTCCCTGAGATTCGCCTTGCAGCCGCTCGTCACCGACATTTCATTGTCGTGGGATTTACCCGAGGGCGTGTCCGCCACCACTCTGTCTCTACCACTTACAGCACTTTtccagggtcagaggtcactgaTCTTTGCTCAACTCACCGGAGAG tgttctgaagcagctgatgggtgtTTGACAGTGAGGTTTACCACAGCGGGTCATCCATGTCAGAGCCAGCTGCACTTCTCTCTACAGCCTGCATGTGATCTAGATTTTGACCAGAAAGAAGATATGCCATTCACTCG CTCATCAATCCACAGGCTGGCTGCTCGTACTCTCATCCGCTCCGTGGAGCAGGAGCAGAGGGAGCACGAGAAGCCGGAAGAAATAGAGAAGGTGGTGGACCTCAGTGTCCAGTCTGGAGTCAGCAGCATCTTCACCGCCTTCATTGCCGTCAACAAAAGCAATGGGGAACCTGTTCAAGGTCCGCTGATCTACAGGGAGAATCCTACATACA TGCCAATGCTTCGTGGCGGTTTGATTGGTCTGATGTTTGATAATTCATGGGGTGAAAAAAACA ttttcaGACGCATTTGCTCGTCtatcagaaaaagaacatcagCTAATAAGTTTG GAAAAGCTTGGAAAAACAATCTATTTTCAG CTTCCAGCTTCAGCAAGAACCGAAGTGAATCTATTGAAAATGGAG GAGACTGTGAGCCCACAGAGCCAGCCAGAGATCCTCTGCTGGAGCTCGTTTCGCTGCAGGATGCCGCTGGCTGCTGGCTGCTTGATCCATGTTTGGCTGCTGCTCTTGGAAAAAGCATAGAGGAGTTGGTAAAAACAAGGCCTTCATCG GCCAAAAAGAAAGTGTGGGGCACCATTTTGGCTCTAATTTGGCTTCATGGACATCAAAAAGATGTGAAGGTTGAATGGGAACTTCTTGCTATGAAGGCTGCATCGTGGCTCAGAGCTGAGAAAG CTGTTTGTGTGACGGTGTGTGTGGAAGCTGGGAATGTCCTGTTGGGTTGTAATGTGACGACTGATGCTCTGGGACTCTGA